From a region of the Aeoliella mucimassa genome:
- a CDS encoding YbaB/EbfC family nucleoid-associated protein, with protein MFKGLGGLANLGNIVKQAQEMNTKMQALGEQLKTKRATGTAGGGLVEVEVDGTGQVLAVRLDPDLVAKGDREMLEDLLPSAFNAAKEKAQALHQEAMQEMTGDLNLPGMGDLLNNLGGNPADQA; from the coding sequence ATGTTTAAGGGACTCGGTGGGCTCGCCAACTTGGGCAACATCGTGAAACAAGCCCAGGAAATGAACACCAAAATGCAGGCGCTCGGCGAGCAGCTCAAAACGAAGCGAGCTACCGGCACCGCAGGAGGTGGATTGGTGGAAGTCGAAGTCGACGGTACCGGGCAGGTGCTGGCGGTGCGACTCGATCCCGACCTGGTCGCCAAAGGCGATCGCGAAATGCTCGAAGATCTGCTCCCTTCTGCGTTCAACGCGGCTAAGGAAAAGGCTCAGGCACTTCACCAGGAAGCCATGCAGGAGATGACCGGCGATCTCAACCTGCCGGGCATGGGCGACCTGCTCAACAACCTTGGCGGCAACCCAGCCGATCAGGCCTAA
- a CDS encoding WD40 domain-containing protein encodes MLNDQLCSDKFLRLKLSARLLALPLALLAMASTAVAEVPEKVTFVDHVLPIFRENCLACHDQGGRSADLSLETYNDTLTGGASGEVVEAGAADSSRLYQLMAHLDEPIMPPGSDKLPDEQLALVKAWIDGGLLENAGSKAKKSKKAAVAAFVPSADNRPEGEPAMPGGFFREPVVHSPVPGAVADVAASPWAPVVAVTGQRQVLLYHTDTRELLGVAPFLAGSPEVVRFSRNGDLLLVGGGQGAKVGVVHLWKVKTGKRIAEIGDELDTVLAADITSDHTLVAFGGPRRRVQAHRTADGELVYSITKHTDWVTALEFSPDGTLLVTADRAGNAHLWEAKTGRPVANLTGHKAAITAVTWRGDSQLLVSVDDGGEIRTWQTNGNPVKQWRGGSSVLDARFTKDGRLLTVGRDRVAKLWNTDGKELKQLGKSNDIALAIAPTFDEKLAVFADWTGSIQVAELESGTIVGQLAENPPTLAMRLATAEAQLNQASTTIDPAQQSVAAATMTLDGAKATVDKHQEQKQAAREAMASIEQQLAAATAKLEQEAQQLATADQQIAAAAESQKQAEASLFDLQEKLAALGNQEGEESDGEQAAKLEAEIAESKSALEAIQEQKKQTEANRPQLAKSHSDSQQAVASLKQQLGKQQEMLAALTEAEKTLPNIEAITAERDRLQQELSKRQAEMAEAEKLVANLKAEISEYASAGAAFEQSLAEKQQAVESTTTQLAEVTEKLTAEASRVEQADREISALEEQLNELKAQRRELAAAKKDVQQTAETLETQLGELAAEQEKLQKAVSDYKQAAELRQQLGAGN; translated from the coding sequence ATGTTGAACGACCAACTTTGCAGCGATAAGTTCCTTCGACTGAAACTCAGCGCGCGGCTGCTTGCCTTGCCTTTAGCATTGCTGGCCATGGCCTCGACTGCAGTCGCCGAAGTGCCAGAAAAGGTGACCTTCGTCGATCATGTGCTGCCGATCTTCCGCGAAAACTGCCTGGCTTGCCACGACCAAGGAGGACGGAGCGCCGACCTGTCGCTCGAAACGTACAACGACACCTTAACCGGCGGAGCGAGCGGCGAAGTGGTTGAAGCCGGCGCGGCCGACAGTTCGCGACTCTACCAATTGATGGCACACCTGGACGAGCCGATCATGCCGCCCGGTTCCGACAAACTGCCCGACGAGCAACTGGCCTTGGTCAAAGCCTGGATCGATGGAGGATTGCTAGAAAACGCCGGCTCGAAGGCCAAGAAATCGAAGAAGGCTGCCGTGGCCGCGTTTGTGCCTTCGGCCGATAACCGCCCTGAGGGCGAGCCCGCTATGCCGGGCGGATTCTTCCGCGAACCAGTGGTCCACTCCCCCGTACCCGGCGCCGTGGCCGACGTGGCCGCGAGCCCCTGGGCGCCAGTCGTCGCAGTTACCGGGCAGCGGCAAGTGTTGCTATACCACACCGACACTCGCGAACTGCTCGGCGTCGCCCCGTTCCTCGCCGGCTCGCCCGAAGTGGTTCGCTTCAGCCGCAACGGCGATCTGCTGCTCGTCGGGGGTGGTCAGGGAGCCAAGGTCGGCGTCGTACATCTCTGGAAGGTGAAAACAGGCAAGCGCATTGCCGAAATCGGCGACGAGCTCGATACCGTGCTGGCGGCCGATATCACCTCGGATCATACGCTCGTCGCGTTCGGCGGCCCGCGCCGGCGGGTGCAGGCGCATCGCACTGCCGATGGCGAGTTGGTTTACAGCATTACCAAACATACCGATTGGGTCACCGCGCTAGAGTTCAGCCCCGATGGCACGCTGCTGGTCACCGCCGATCGTGCAGGCAACGCCCATTTGTGGGAAGCCAAGACCGGACGACCGGTCGCGAATCTCACGGGCCATAAGGCGGCCATCACTGCGGTCACCTGGCGGGGCGACTCGCAATTGCTTGTAAGCGTCGACGATGGGGGCGAGATTCGCACCTGGCAAACCAATGGCAATCCCGTAAAGCAATGGCGAGGCGGCTCCAGCGTGCTTGACGCCCGCTTTACGAAAGATGGCCGCTTGCTGACCGTCGGACGCGACCGTGTTGCCAAACTCTGGAACACCGATGGCAAGGAACTGAAGCAACTCGGAAAATCCAACGACATCGCCCTGGCAATTGCTCCTACGTTCGACGAGAAACTGGCCGTATTCGCCGACTGGACCGGCAGCATCCAAGTTGCCGAACTGGAATCGGGCACTATCGTCGGCCAGCTTGCTGAGAATCCACCGACGCTTGCAATGCGTTTGGCCACGGCCGAAGCCCAACTAAATCAGGCGAGTACCACCATCGATCCTGCCCAGCAGTCGGTTGCCGCCGCCACCATGACGCTGGATGGGGCTAAGGCTACGGTCGATAAGCACCAAGAGCAAAAACAAGCCGCCCGCGAAGCGATGGCGAGCATCGAGCAGCAACTCGCCGCGGCCACGGCTAAGCTTGAGCAAGAAGCCCAGCAGCTAGCAACAGCCGACCAGCAAATTGCTGCTGCCGCCGAGTCGCAAAAGCAGGCCGAAGCCAGCCTGTTCGACTTGCAGGAGAAACTCGCCGCGCTCGGCAACCAGGAGGGCGAAGAATCCGACGGCGAGCAAGCTGCGAAGCTTGAAGCCGAGATCGCCGAAAGCAAATCGGCACTCGAAGCCATCCAGGAGCAGAAGAAACAAACGGAAGCCAATCGTCCGCAACTGGCCAAGTCGCATAGCGATAGCCAGCAGGCGGTCGCTTCGCTCAAGCAGCAGTTAGGCAAGCAGCAAGAAATGCTGGCTGCCTTGACCGAGGCCGAAAAAACGCTGCCGAACATCGAAGCAATTACCGCGGAGCGTGATCGACTGCAGCAGGAGCTTAGCAAACGCCAGGCCGAGATGGCCGAAGCCGAGAAGCTGGTTGCCAACCTCAAGGCCGAGATCAGCGAGTACGCCAGCGCCGGAGCGGCCTTCGAGCAGTCGCTGGCTGAAAAGCAGCAAGCAGTCGAGTCGACCACCACCCAGCTCGCCGAGGTCACGGAGAAACTCACTGCCGAAGCAAGCCGAGTGGAACAGGCGGATCGCGAGATCTCGGCCCTCGAAGAACAGTTGAACGAGCTGAAGGCCCAGCGACGCGAACTGGCGGCCGCCAAGAAAGATGTCCAACAAACGGCCGAAACTCTAGAAACCCAGCTCGGAGAACTGGCTGCCGAGCAGGAAAAGCTGCAGAAGGCTGTTTCCGACTACAAACAGGCCGCGGAGCTACGCCAGCAGCTGGGAGCGGGCAATTGA
- the rpoN gene encoding RNA polymerase factor sigma-54, whose amino-acid sequence MRLSLGQQMQLAQKQVLAPRMIQSMEILQLPIMALQERIEQEMEDNPTLEQSELSNETDSDSDSNEEYDVENPDAPAESERELVVDEEHNNEDDFERLMNMADNLPDDYEERSRPSRDQIESEGDRQHDAMANISARPESLADYLHHQLSWFEIESEVRLMAERIIYSLDSNGYLKLPLVEVIPPAAVDLNGNAEQYHAQQMEIAEKALSVVQSLDPPGVGARNLRECLLLQLTPSMPLYEELRTLIDTHLEDLENNRLPQIAKKTGFSIEMINELWNELRTLKPKPGADYGDVSVPSVTPDVFVERNEQGEYEVRLEDNQIPSLSISPYHRKLLQQAAQQKDVETREYIKKKINAAQWLIDAIEQRRSTISRVSQAIVDHQTRFLDEGPEFIEPLKMQQIADKVGVHVTTVSRAVDDKWIQTPRGIFPLKRFFVGGTTSADGEEVAWDRVRLKLQEIVDNEDKSKPLSDDALVAALDAEGIKVARRTVTKYRKSMSIPDSRRRREW is encoded by the coding sequence ATGCGTCTCTCCCTTGGACAACAGATGCAACTGGCTCAAAAGCAGGTGCTTGCACCGCGGATGATCCAGTCGATGGAAATCTTGCAGTTGCCAATCATGGCCTTGCAGGAACGCATCGAACAGGAGATGGAAGACAATCCAACCCTGGAGCAATCGGAGCTTAGTAACGAAACCGATAGCGACTCGGATTCCAACGAAGAGTACGACGTCGAGAATCCCGATGCCCCGGCTGAGTCGGAGCGTGAACTCGTTGTGGACGAAGAGCACAACAACGAGGACGACTTCGAACGGCTCATGAACATGGCCGACAACCTGCCGGACGACTACGAAGAACGCAGCCGCCCGTCGCGCGATCAAATCGAATCCGAAGGGGATCGCCAGCACGACGCGATGGCCAACATCTCGGCCCGTCCTGAGTCGCTGGCCGACTACCTGCACCATCAGCTGAGCTGGTTCGAAATTGAGTCCGAAGTCCGTTTGATGGCCGAACGGATCATCTACAGCCTCGACTCGAATGGCTATCTCAAGCTGCCGCTGGTCGAGGTGATTCCTCCGGCCGCGGTCGATTTGAACGGCAATGCCGAGCAGTACCACGCTCAGCAGATGGAAATCGCCGAAAAGGCGCTCAGCGTGGTCCAATCGCTCGACCCCCCCGGCGTCGGGGCTCGCAATTTGCGCGAGTGCTTGCTGCTCCAGCTGACTCCGTCGATGCCGCTGTACGAGGAACTGCGTACGCTCATCGATACCCATCTCGAGGATCTCGAAAACAATCGTCTGCCGCAGATCGCCAAGAAAACCGGCTTCAGCATCGAGATGATCAACGAGCTCTGGAACGAGCTGCGTACTCTCAAGCCCAAGCCGGGTGCCGATTACGGCGACGTGAGCGTACCGAGCGTCACGCCCGACGTGTTTGTTGAACGCAACGAACAAGGCGAGTACGAAGTTCGGCTGGAAGACAATCAAATTCCCTCGCTGTCGATCAGCCCTTACCATCGCAAGCTGCTGCAGCAAGCTGCTCAGCAGAAGGATGTCGAAACTCGAGAGTACATCAAGAAGAAGATCAACGCGGCGCAATGGCTGATCGATGCCATTGAGCAACGTCGTAGTACGATCTCGCGTGTTTCGCAGGCGATCGTCGATCATCAGACTCGCTTTCTTGATGAAGGTCCGGAGTTCATTGAACCACTAAAAATGCAGCAGATCGCTGATAAAGTGGGCGTGCATGTGACGACCGTAAGTCGGGCGGTTGACGATAAGTGGATTCAAACGCCACGCGGGATCTTTCCGCTCAAGCGATTCTTTGTCGGTGGCACGACGAGTGCCGATGGCGAAGAGGTTGCTTGGGATCGCGTTCGTTTGAAGCTGCAGGAAATCGTCGACAACGAAGACAAGTCGAAACCGCTGAGCGACGACGCCCTGGTGGCCGCGCTCGATGCCGAGGGCATTAAAGTCGCCCGTCGCACGGTTACCAAGTACCGCAAGTCGATGAGCATCCCCGACAGCCGTCGCCGTCGCGAGTGGTAA
- a CDS encoding YiiD C-terminal domain-containing protein, with translation MQGTTHPPYEVPADHLSDLQKVLDNEIPMCAQMNMLVAGHTSEGLAMSMPLELNRNHHLTAFAGSLNALCTIAGWGTVYLLLRRLGEEGNTVIRRSSIKYHLPVSDSLVIARCHPVAPAAEQHFAEMYLEKGQAKLDLSIEIAGDPRPSVVFSGSYVVTRQPGCRFGMP, from the coding sequence GTGCAAGGCACCACCCACCCACCTTACGAAGTTCCCGCCGATCATCTCTCGGATCTCCAGAAGGTACTGGATAACGAGATCCCGATGTGCGCGCAGATGAATATGCTGGTCGCCGGCCATACGTCGGAGGGGCTGGCGATGTCGATGCCGCTGGAACTCAATCGCAATCATCACCTCACCGCCTTTGCGGGTAGCCTCAATGCGTTGTGCACCATCGCCGGTTGGGGCACGGTTTACTTGCTACTCCGCCGGCTCGGAGAAGAAGGCAACACGGTGATTCGACGCAGCTCGATCAAGTACCATTTGCCGGTTTCCGACAGCCTGGTGATCGCCCGCTGCCATCCGGTGGCCCCTGCGGCCGAGCAGCACTTTGCCGAGATGTACCTTGAGAAAGGTCAGGCCAAGCTCGACCTCTCGATCGAAATCGCCGGCGATCCACGCCCTTCGGTGGTGTTCTCGGGCTCGTACGTGGTTACCCGTCAGCCGGGATGCCGTTTTGGCATGCCGTAG
- a CDS encoding Hsp20/alpha crystallin family protein, whose product MKTTHPNNRLQNLFPAAIAEVDSFVDQFFGPAARGSALRAPVSIWEGENQLYLEIDAPGVTQEGVEVTFEKGQLTLSLERKAPEYEGKLWHAERGFGKVTRTLSLPETVDPETIEASLRDGVLQVTIGKRPELQPKKIEVKIA is encoded by the coding sequence ATGAAAACTACCCATCCCAACAACCGTCTGCAAAACCTGTTTCCTGCTGCCATAGCCGAGGTCGATTCGTTTGTCGACCAGTTCTTCGGTCCCGCAGCCCGCGGCTCGGCCCTGCGTGCCCCCGTTTCGATCTGGGAGGGAGAGAACCAACTCTACCTGGAGATCGACGCTCCTGGAGTCACCCAGGAAGGAGTCGAGGTCACCTTTGAGAAGGGGCAACTGACCCTCTCGCTCGAGCGCAAGGCTCCCGAGTACGAGGGCAAGCTCTGGCATGCCGAGCGGGGCTTCGGCAAGGTCACTCGCACCCTGTCGCTGCCTGAGACGGTCGATCCCGAAACGATCGAAGCGTCGCTCCGCGATGGTGTGCTGCAGGTAACCATCGGCAAGCGGCCGGAACTCCAACCGAAGAAGATTGAAGTGAAGATTGCCTAA
- a CDS encoding DUF481 domain-containing protein, which produces MFSWFVVGITVSCVGVASSATAAETIPGPYLSTATPEPLPLELTEPALAPITPEQVLNVPATDVDVMVTVEERPKWYYPSYWVQLPGWDTALELGINGSSGTSESLSVRTGGYIKRESDLRKIDFNIYHNRTKAGGIETQNNAQANFRHDWLMPNSPWTIYAQSQLYYDQFQAFDLNLNMNGGLGYRFIDEEHLELTGRVGAGASREFGSVDDEWVPEAQFGFDYEQKLSDTQKVTASMDYYPEWEDFSKYRMLTNLGWEVELAVPSNVSLKVAATNRYDSDSGGVDPNNLNYSVLLLWKL; this is translated from the coding sequence CGTGGGTGTCGCTTCCTCTGCAACCGCTGCGGAAACCATACCGGGTCCCTATCTCTCGACCGCGACTCCCGAGCCGTTGCCGCTGGAGTTGACCGAACCCGCTTTGGCTCCCATCACGCCCGAACAGGTGCTAAACGTCCCAGCGACCGACGTCGACGTGATGGTCACGGTCGAAGAGCGACCCAAGTGGTACTACCCCAGCTATTGGGTACAACTCCCCGGGTGGGACACCGCTTTGGAACTCGGCATCAACGGTTCGAGTGGTACCAGCGAGAGCCTGAGCGTGCGAACCGGCGGGTACATCAAACGCGAAAGCGATTTGCGGAAGATCGACTTCAACATCTACCACAACCGCACCAAAGCCGGCGGCATCGAAACACAAAACAACGCCCAGGCGAACTTCCGCCATGATTGGCTGATGCCGAACTCCCCCTGGACTATCTACGCGCAGTCGCAGTTGTACTACGACCAGTTCCAGGCGTTCGATCTCAACCTGAATATGAATGGTGGTCTTGGCTACCGTTTCATCGACGAAGAGCACCTGGAACTGACCGGCCGTGTGGGTGCGGGTGCGTCGCGCGAGTTTGGCAGCGTCGACGACGAGTGGGTGCCTGAAGCCCAGTTCGGATTCGACTACGAGCAGAAGCTCTCGGATACTCAGAAGGTTACCGCCTCGATGGACTACTACCCCGAGTGGGAAGACTTCAGCAAGTACCGCATGCTCACCAATTTGGGCTGGGAGGTCGAGCTGGCGGTGCCTTCGAACGTGAGCCTCAAGGTGGCGGCCACCAATCGTTACGACAGCGATTCCGGCGGCGTCGACCCCAACAATCTGAACTATTCGGTGCTGCTGTTGTGGAAGCTCTAA
- the crcB gene encoding fluoride efflux transporter CrcB produces the protein MISRLVAIAIGGAVGAVCRYGVVMAAERLFGERFPIGVLLANIAGCFILGFLMHEAIISGRWLTDSGRAAITIGFLGALTTFSTFGFDTVKLYLAAKPMLAVMNVMLNCGLGFSACLLGKYAGDLFISQST, from the coding sequence GTGATCTCCCGACTCGTTGCGATTGCCATCGGAGGGGCCGTGGGTGCGGTCTGCCGATATGGCGTGGTCATGGCGGCCGAACGCCTGTTCGGCGAGCGATTCCCCATCGGCGTATTGCTGGCGAACATCGCGGGCTGTTTCATCCTCGGGTTTCTGATGCACGAAGCGATTATCAGTGGGCGTTGGCTTACTGACTCGGGTCGCGCGGCCATCACCATTGGCTTCCTTGGCGCACTTACCACGTTCTCGACGTTTGGATTCGATACGGTGAAGCTCTACCTCGCTGCCAAGCCGATGCTGGCAGTGATGAACGTGATGCTGAACTGCGGCCTCGGCTTCTCCGCCTGCTTGCTCGGCAAGTACGCGGGCGACCTGTTCATTTCGCAGAGCACCTAA
- the dnaX gene encoding DNA polymerase III subunit gamma/tau, producing MDETAAATPKSNESYTVVARRYRPQTFDELIGQQHVAKALKQAISTGRIGHAYLFTGARGVGKTSAARVLAKALNCQQGPTPTPCNECDVCKSVTSGEDVDVIEIDGASNRQIDDIRQLRQNVAIRPSRVPFKVYIIDEVHMLTKEAFNALLKTLEEPPEHVKFIFATTDPQKVPITILSRCQRFDFAGIESTAIAGRLQQIASAEGVEIDDEALAVLSIRAAGSMRDSQSLLEQLLAVAGSQITANEVYTLLGIAPGERIGRLVTSIVDRNPAAALSNLDEAVAGGAEVGQLIDQLLGYFRDVMAMVVGCDTSQLRFVLPSQYDLTRELGQRLGVHTVLAMIQVLDQTASRMRGSLHTRTLAETAVVRLAHLDDLDNLAAAIAELRTGQPTPTRSAPAPQAAVKKNDDAPEMSFAEAAAQLGNVPAKPSPPPRPAPTATAPEPTPSPPAVAVAERTPPPATAAPPQAAAPAEASHRVDPPTPATAKAPVSLTNESVKQAWRTMADDLGMILTTHAEAAHDVRLSDDNNSVVVSFAPGARLSKSQCEIPENRSSLENSMAQQLGCSVALKFEVDESAKTPDNGNAAAPPPRAVSRRQLQTEVAERPFVAKAIELFAADPTKLRVTPPGKSTKR from the coding sequence ATGGACGAAACTGCCGCCGCCACGCCGAAATCGAATGAGTCCTACACGGTAGTGGCTCGCCGGTACCGCCCGCAGACTTTCGACGAGCTGATTGGCCAGCAGCATGTAGCCAAGGCCCTGAAGCAGGCGATCTCGACCGGCCGCATCGGTCACGCCTACCTGTTTACCGGAGCTCGCGGAGTCGGCAAGACTTCGGCTGCCCGCGTGCTGGCCAAGGCCCTGAACTGCCAGCAAGGCCCCACCCCAACGCCGTGCAACGAATGCGATGTTTGCAAGAGCGTGACTTCGGGCGAAGATGTCGACGTGATCGAGATCGACGGTGCCAGCAACCGCCAGATCGACGACATCCGCCAGCTTCGGCAGAACGTCGCGATTCGGCCGAGCCGGGTGCCGTTCAAAGTCTATATCATCGACGAAGTCCACATGCTCACCAAAGAAGCGTTCAACGCGCTTCTGAAAACGCTGGAAGAGCCACCCGAGCATGTGAAGTTCATTTTCGCGACCACCGACCCTCAGAAGGTGCCGATCACCATTCTGTCGCGATGCCAACGGTTCGACTTTGCCGGCATCGAGTCGACCGCCATCGCTGGACGGCTGCAACAAATCGCGAGCGCCGAAGGGGTGGAAATCGACGACGAGGCGCTGGCCGTGCTTTCGATTCGCGCTGCGGGGTCGATGCGAGACAGCCAATCGCTGCTCGAGCAACTGCTCGCCGTGGCTGGCAGTCAAATCACAGCCAACGAAGTTTACACCTTGCTGGGCATCGCTCCCGGCGAACGAATCGGTCGGCTCGTCACTTCGATTGTCGATCGCAATCCAGCAGCCGCCCTCAGCAACCTGGACGAAGCGGTGGCCGGCGGAGCCGAAGTCGGCCAGCTGATCGATCAGCTGCTCGGCTACTTCCGCGACGTGATGGCCATGGTCGTGGGATGCGATACTTCGCAATTGCGTTTCGTGCTTCCTAGTCAATACGATTTGACTCGCGAACTCGGTCAGCGACTCGGCGTGCACACAGTACTCGCGATGATTCAGGTACTCGATCAAACCGCTTCGCGGATGCGAGGGAGCCTGCATACGCGGACGCTGGCCGAAACCGCCGTGGTGCGACTCGCACACCTTGATGATCTCGACAATCTGGCCGCTGCCATTGCCGAGCTTCGCACCGGTCAGCCAACCCCCACTCGGTCGGCTCCAGCCCCGCAGGCGGCAGTAAAAAAAAACGATGACGCGCCGGAGATGAGCTTCGCCGAAGCGGCGGCCCAATTGGGGAACGTGCCAGCAAAACCGTCCCCACCACCACGGCCTGCACCAACTGCGACTGCTCCCGAGCCAACGCCTTCCCCGCCTGCTGTCGCGGTCGCCGAGCGAACTCCTCCACCCGCGACAGCCGCCCCGCCGCAGGCAGCCGCGCCCGCCGAGGCTTCGCATCGCGTCGATCCCCCTACCCCGGCAACTGCCAAGGCTCCGGTTTCGCTGACCAACGAGTCGGTAAAACAAGCCTGGCGTACGATGGCCGACGACTTGGGCATGATTCTCACCACACACGCCGAAGCGGCCCACGACGTTCGCCTCAGCGACGATAATAACTCGGTGGTGGTCAGCTTTGCCCCCGGTGCTCGCCTGTCGAAGAGTCAGTGCGAAATCCCGGAGAATCGTTCCAGCCTTGAAAACTCGATGGCCCAGCAACTCGGTTGTTCGGTCGCGCTCAAGTTTGAAGTCGACGAGTCGGCGAAAACGCCCGATAATGGTAATGCAGCGGCACCACCGCCACGAGCGGTTTCCCGGCGTCAGCTGCAAACCGAAGTGGCCGAGCGGCCGTTCGTCGCCAAGGCGATCGAACTGTTTGCTGCCGACCCCACGAAACTGCGGGTGACACCACCTGGTAAATCGACCAAACGTTAA